The genomic segment aaataagtagttattacgtaagtattttcttttattaatttaactagttaatttttaatcgcgggccggctataaaaaagttatttaataaaaaagttatttagggtaataataaaaggctagttacttaagcggttttattaattaacgtagtttaatatagtaaacgtcgacctcttataagtagtaaagggctacgattacttaattccgtacgatatttaaaaattacttctttttttatttacttccgtaaggttaattagtataaatctcttattctatatagtattaagaagttattttttttacgtaataaaatactttattaatttacgatagtagaatttaattattaattagtattagtatttttattatagggtagttagttcgaaccgtagttaataaagagattaattaaattatataaatatttatatagtaggtataaaaaagaggttctaactataggttaggctagctacgataattataaataaggcccttaattagcccttGCGCAGTtggttatataccgtagttaaattagacttttaatccGATATAATGCTTAAAATTGCCCCCGGACTGCCTCTAAGTTTTGAACTACTTGTGGTTAAATTAAggagcttaatatttatgTATATATGTATATATCTATTATTAGTGTCTATCGTACTAATCCTTATCCCGGAGTGTAGCTAAGCGTGGTAATAGGGTAAGGagggtatataaaataggaaaatattatattgtTATTAATAGACTATAGTTCCGCACCCAGtatcttatagggggtaaacaGATAGCTCTCTAAGTAAGTTGTGATatagatatattaagtactaggcGCACGCGAATCCTCTTCTTGGCTATCTACATGCGTCTTTCAGGCTAGGAAGAATAAGCTCATGGATAATCTCGCCGTGGCTACATATATACTTGAAGTCTGTTCAGTAAACATCAAATGAGATCAGAGACATCTTTGAAACACAATTAAAAGAGCACAGGTCTCTAAAGCAAGAAAGATTCAGGGTGGTCGTTGATGTACTGCATAGCCTCAACACGCCAGTCGTCCCTGGGTTACCTCAGGCTCGCTTTCCTTGAAGTTAGACGTCTCCAAGCCCTCTTCAGAGTATCTCGGCCACTCGGCAAAGTCCAGACCATGGTTGTTGGGGTTCAGCGTGCGGATGAAAGAGATGGCGGTGACCTGGTAAGTCTGCGTATTCTTGCTCAACGCATACGGCAGACCGGCAAACATGTAGAACCGCACGTCAAAGGCATGGAATGATCCCAGCACAGGCAGGTGCGTCAACACGCCGAAGTCTGGCAGCAGGCCTGCCGACGGGATGCTCACGTCGGTGACGTAGTTCCAAACAGTCTGCTCCGAGACGTTGTAATGTGCTAGAAGGTTGCGTCGCTGCGCCTGGAAGCTGAAGTCGCCTACCACGGCGGCCAGGCGCTTGAACTTAGGCGTGACGGCATTGAGGATGCCTGTGCCGAAGGGGGAGCCTTTGGTGATGTCTGCGGGGTGGAGCTTCATGAGGCCGGCAATGTCGGCGTCAGTAGCCTTGGGCCGCCAGATTGTCTGGAAGTAATCGGCAAAGTCCTCATCCGAGAGAGTCTCGAGCTGAGCGAGGAGAGAGAAGAGCGTGCCCTCGTCGCGCATGTCGCCAGTGATCAGCGGCACTGAGGCCATCTTGCCGGCTGCGGCCAGACGGTGGGGAGAGTCCTTGAGGTGTTTCCTGTCGGGACGGAGGGTCAATGTCAAGGCAAGGGAATGAGGCCCGAGGACCAGTTAGAAGTATGTTGTTAGCACAATATCAAGATACGACTCATGCCGACATTGAACTTACGCATTCCCTCTTCGTTGACGGAGGCCATGATATCGTCAAAGTCGGTAACCTTCAGACAAGCAATCTTGTCCGATGCATCTGCACATCCCGTCCTCTCGACCATGTGATCAAAGAAAGGCTGAGCCCTCTCAGCACTCTCAACCATGACCGGGCCATTAGACAAGGCCATGGCACCGCGGAACAAGTCAGTAGcgccctcgccctcgtcCTAGAGTAGATGGGCAACGACGGGCCAGCTACCAGCCGACTCGCCCATGATGACGACCTGGTCAGGGTCGCCGCCAAAGTCAGCAATATGCTCCTGCACCCACTGCATCGCTACCCGCTGGTCCTCGAGACCGAAGTTGAGAAGCCCCAACCCTCCTCCATCTCCCGCGAAGCAGAGAAGCCAAAGGCATTGAGGCGGTAGTTTGCCGAGACGACGATGATGGGCTAGCCCAGGTCGACGGAGGTCCGGACGAGGCCACCGACGTTGTACTTGAACAGCTCGCCGCGGATCACAATCGCAGCAACCAGGGTAGAGTGGGATGCCGCAAGGAGGGCCGTGAGCCAAAGCCACTTGGACGACACATCAGATGTGATCAAAGAATGTAGGTCGGAGTTGAGTATGCTCAACCCGTCAGTTGAATATCCGACAATACAGAAACTGAACAAAAATCAGTGCACCGCAGAGAACAAAAGAATGAAGCTGGCTCCTGCATGATACTCACGAACGCTTGAATTAAAGGGGCATGATAGACGTATTCAATGAACTCAATCTGCTCCTCCATTTTCTTACGAATACACCGATCATTCCGGACCCTCACTGCTCGATTGCTATCATCCTGAGAAGTGCCAAAGAAGACTTCAATGAACAGAACTTGCCCCGTCCTACGGAGTACTATCTTTTCAATCCCCAATTAACGTAGGGCAAGGGCCATCATACTACGGGCAAGCTCTTAGCTAGTCATGGCTAACGCTCAAAAAGAAATTCTTGTTGACGACCAGCGTTATTCCATATCCTTGATGAAGTTGAGTCTGGTGACCAGGTACTTCTGGGTTAGTATGTTGTCTGGGTAGGCCAAATTACAATTTATCCCTTTTGAGCTATACCCTCGGAGAATTGCCCAACGTGGACGACGATCACTGAGTTTGGATAATATCTACCCCTCTCAGGTCGATATCGGGCGGTGTATGGCTATCATCGCTGCCACGTCGGCGTTGATTTCCCCGAAAACTCTCTCGAAAACTCTCCGGAGTTCGGATCAGGGGCCGACAGATGAAGGTTCAGCATTGCATGCCCCTTCAAGATGAGTACCAAGATGAGTCCTTGACTCCTTATCTCGATCTCTAGGTATAGTCTCTGATCACTGATCCAGTACATCTCGCAGTAACTGTGCATCGGCAATCAACGTAATGTCGATGCCCTCTGCAAACCCCTTGTATGAGTCTCAACATCGCAGGGCATCAAGTTGACCCCTGGCTGTCATTCTACGAGGGTGGACCACGCGGCACCGGGATGCCGCCGATATTGAAATCGAGAGCAACAGGCCTCCGTTGGTGGATGCCAAACAAAACTCTCTCAAGGGCACGGACGTGACTCTGGCCATGGGTTTGAAACTTTCTCCACGTGTTCATGCTCGAATGGGAAAAAGATGCCCAATCTGACACAGTCAAAACGTTATCCTGCTTGTGGATGGTGGTGAGTGTACGGAGTAGTCCCACCACATGAGGGCTGGCGGAGCAAGACAAAGTGCGAGGACACATGACTTGTTGTTATGTGAGCAAACTTGAAGCTGCTCGAGATGGGTCGAATATGATTATTctagggcgaggatatcctgccagcagctcccgctattctgcccCCAGGCTGTGGCTTGACCTCCGCTGCCTCCGAGCCCGGAGCCcagctacctacctacctacctacctactatacttacctctaactactactttattaaccttattattactaccgctaccgctaccaccgccgttaattaaagctattcttaatattaatatactataaaaagggaataattataaaattaacgatccctgtatttattaatatactattaattataataaatataactacgtagagtacgactacttactttataactagcgcttctctactttacttaaggctagcttagtaattataattaaaaataataatacctcgtaAAGTTaacctacttaaataagtattataaatcctcgactttattaataaactactattagtaaatcgttattagccttttaaataagttaattaggtagctaggtagctaagtagctagataattaagctaattaagctaattaggctaatttaatagaatCGTTAACTTAGGTTAATTCGTTAACTTAGGTTAATTCGTTaacttaggctaatttattaacttaggctaattataatagatttagGATATAGCCGGCAATaggacgctaataacttaataactagtatatagattatattataaaagaactttttaagaagtaaagcccttataaaggactttataagctttagttttataatatacctatacctatattatagcctcgctagttaagtatttatagcctaattttttataattctaaagcttttacttttacagagtaattagtataagtaataataaattataaaaacgaacggaacgttaaCAAAACGatacttagctattaataaaaaactattaatattaacgagctatagctatttagagttaactacttaaccctattctatttaggaaaacgagcttattatagggtaagtcctacctaaatattaatatttataaaagagctaaataaagaagataatcggggtaaattacttttataagctagttactttattaataccccgaaGACCTTATTCGttataaacggggcgtttattaataactaattattaaatatacgaggttaaggtgtatataaaggcgcgggtagtactaaaatagctagtttaataaaccctataggcctaataataacctatttttataaaataataaaaataataattaaagatcgaaactaagaacggtattaatacgaggagcttatttaataacttactaagcggCTAGTAACGTATCTAGGTcgataagaatataaaaaacctcttttttataactataaactaattaaaaaagagtttataagtacttaggtaataaactagattattattatagaggtaagtaataagctttatataaaaagcattatagaataatatattaaataggccctatttaagatatccttattattataaacgtaataatataattataaaaagagcttttaggatccccttttttaaagcgacttcttaatatttatttattaataatacgtaaaccTTAAGACTTAAGAacgggaatattataaagagctaaggacGAAGAGGTTAAAAGAGGGCTAAACCCTTACTTAGTtctttactaagtagttagtaatttattataacttaagtatagaaaatataaagaatttaaaaatagaggtatattagtttttttttaaattactattttagctataggacgatttaattcgttatagggttttaattaagagagtacgtaatatagcttacgaagctaataaattatagttattaaattagtaaaagagcggcgactagttataaaaggacggtaagaagaggctatatttattattaaaataaccgtattaaatatcccctttttataaaaaaaaagagtagagagagctctaaggggctagGCTCTAAGGACTCgctaagaataatattataaaagctatataataagagtgcTCGTACTGAGCTATTATAGAAgcgtcgtaatagtaatattaagtactttatatataataaaataggctatatatttaataagtattaaaagaataaatcGGGAGGTAGGGGCGacgataagctaatatatccctaattaaagctaacgttaataactatttaacgggttattactaagccgaGAGTTATAaaggttaacttattaaaaaataagtaagtataagtaatatacttaatatgcttatactaagtattaagagggtactaataagaataattataaaaagtaggataataattttataaagtattactaaaaggctagtaaaagttaatataaatatatactttaagataaatattattagtactaggctcgtaacttacttagggttaaccccggttattattatagctccctcgttaagggatttttaaaataaagctataagctaggggaaagcttattaattaacgttcttttttattaactactataagtaactaaggaagatttagtaactatttactatagttaataaagataaaggaatagtagacctcttattattataactattaataagctaggagggtatttatattaatatagtaacgaatatataatcGTACGAGcctattttagttactaaactagaggtaatagctcgtaatattattaagaattacgagagggtatatatattatatattattattataagaagtattataggggtaacggagattaaactacgagggggtctattattagaactttaattaaaaataaagacgtttaataagtagttagtaaagggaccgtagttatatagcggggtagaatattttattaacttagttttaaatattaaactactatatagtcctatttatttattaaataaaaaataacttaataagctttgtgcgtatattattaagaacttagcgaacggttatattatatttttagttaataaggctagggtaccgatcctctttatactaaaaaaggacGGCACGCTACGCCTTTACGTAAACTACTACGggctaaataaagtaattataaagaattaatacttattattacttattagcgagctcttaaataggctttacgGAGcaaaatagattttaaaaatagatattaaggatacttactactatatttaaattaaaaaaaaagactaatagaaaatagcgttccggagttaatacggttattttaagtatattcttatattttttgGGCTAATAAACGTACTCGTAacgttctaagtatatatttactaagcgctcgctaacttattaaatacttattatataatatatataaacgatttaataatttatttaataataaaggagtagtatatagaggatattaagaaggtcctttaacgtttacgtttatatagactttttactaaattattaaaatactcgttttattaaaaaagggtcgagtttttaggttatattattatactaaaaagaattgaaattaacttattacgagtgcgaacgattattaattaaaaagtactagagtttattagggatatctaagtattcttagggttctataacttctatcggaagtttattactaaatactcgggtattattatactaataataatattattaaaaatagaaaaggggtaaataaaggacttttaataaactaaagaagtaaacgaggtatttaattagctaaaggttgcttttattttagtaactGTACTTACGTATtagaatttataatatattatataagtaaaaaccgacgttttaattaaagctattatagtaattttattataataggctaatagaaaatagcgacccgttatttattagttatagaagcttataaatatagagtagtaataggctataagttaataagaactacttattataataaaaaggctagagtactaagcttattacttttaaagctttttataaaaaattatagttttaacggattactaagtacttaaaggaGTAATTAGCGTACTAGCGcgggacttttaaaaaaagcttataaaataggtatataaatt from the Colletotrichum lupini chromosome 3, complete sequence genome contains:
- a CDS encoding carotenoid ester lipase; this translates as MQWVQEHIADFGGDPDQDEGEGATDLFRGAMALSNGPVMVESAERAQPFFDHMVERTGCADASDKIACLKVTDFDDIMASVNEEGMRKFNVGMSRILILKHLKDSPHRLAAAGKMASVPLITGDMRDEGTLFSLLAQLETLSDEDFADYFQTIWRPKATDADIAGLMKLHPADITKGSPFGTGILNAVTPKFKRLAAVVGDFSFQAQRRNLLAHYNVSEQTVWNYVTDVSIPSAGLLPDFGVLTHLPVLGSFHAFDVRFYMFAGLPYALSKNTQTYQVTAISFIRTLNPNNHGLDFAEWPRYSEEGLETSNFKESEPEVTQGRLAC